One Thauera sp. K11 DNA window includes the following coding sequences:
- a CDS encoding long-chain-fatty-acid--CoA ligase, giving the protein MEKIWLRNYPHGVPAEIDAGAYRSIGELFDEGVRRFAARPAYVCMGKAITYAELEQRSSQFAAFLQQELELPRGSRVALMMPNLLQYPIALFGALRAGYTVVNVNPLYTARELEHQLADAGAEAIVILENFAHTLQQVGRSLALRHLVVTSLGEMLDLPKRTIVNFVVRHVKKLVPPWQLDGAIRFSDALARGAAHELAPVEVGPGDIAFLQYTGGTTGVAKGAVLTHGNIIANLQQAHAWIAPHVRDGEEIIITALPLYHIFSLTANCLTFFKLGATNVLITNPRDIPAFVKELGRYRFTAITGVNTLFNALLNNPDFARLDFSALKISLGGGMAVQQAVAEKWQRVTGRLLVEAYGLTETSPAVTINPLDLPGFNHSIGLPVPSTEVSIRDDDDVEQPIGARGELCVKGPQVTGGYWNRPEDTARAFTPDGFLRTGDIAVMDDQGFIRIVDRKKDMILVSGFNVYPNEVEDVVASHPGVLEVAAVGVPDERSGEAVKVFIVRKDPALTEQQIIAHCRENLTAYKVPHRVEFRSELPKTNVGKILRRALRDPGG; this is encoded by the coding sequence GTGGAGAAGATCTGGCTCAGGAACTATCCCCACGGCGTCCCTGCGGAGATCGATGCCGGCGCCTATCGGTCCATCGGGGAACTCTTCGACGAAGGCGTGCGGCGGTTTGCGGCGCGTCCTGCGTACGTCTGCATGGGCAAGGCGATCACCTATGCCGAGCTGGAGCAGCGGTCGAGTCAGTTTGCCGCGTTCCTGCAGCAGGAACTGGAGCTGCCCCGGGGCAGCCGCGTCGCGCTGATGATGCCCAATCTGCTGCAGTATCCGATCGCCCTCTTCGGTGCGCTGCGCGCCGGCTATACCGTCGTCAACGTCAATCCGCTCTATACCGCGCGCGAGCTGGAGCATCAGCTTGCCGATGCGGGGGCCGAGGCGATCGTCATCCTCGAGAACTTCGCCCACACCCTGCAGCAGGTCGGCCGGAGCCTGGCGCTGCGGCACCTCGTCGTGACCAGCCTGGGAGAGATGCTGGATCTTCCCAAGCGGACGATCGTGAATTTCGTCGTCCGCCATGTGAAGAAGCTCGTTCCGCCCTGGCAACTGGACGGCGCGATCCGCTTCTCGGACGCGCTGGCGCGGGGGGCGGCCCACGAACTGGCGCCGGTCGAGGTGGGGCCGGGCGACATCGCCTTCCTGCAATACACCGGCGGTACCACCGGGGTGGCCAAGGGCGCGGTGCTCACCCACGGCAACATCATCGCCAATCTGCAGCAGGCTCACGCGTGGATCGCGCCGCACGTGCGCGATGGCGAGGAAATCATCATCACCGCGCTGCCGCTCTATCACATCTTCTCCCTGACAGCGAACTGCCTGACCTTCTTCAAGCTCGGCGCCACCAACGTCCTCATCACCAACCCCAGGGACATTCCGGCTTTCGTGAAGGAACTCGGCCGCTACCGCTTCACCGCGATCACCGGGGTCAACACGCTGTTCAACGCGCTCCTGAACAACCCGGATTTCGCGCGGCTGGACTTTTCCGCGCTGAAGATCTCGCTGGGCGGAGGCATGGCCGTGCAGCAGGCGGTGGCGGAGAAATGGCAGCGTGTCACCGGCAGGTTGCTCGTCGAGGCGTACGGCCTCACCGAGACCTCGCCGGCGGTGACGATCAATCCGCTGGATCTGCCCGGGTTCAACCACTCCATCGGCCTGCCGGTGCCCTCCACCGAGGTCAGCATCCGGGACGACGACGACGTGGAGCAGCCGATCGGAGCCCGCGGCGAACTGTGCGTGAAGGGCCCGCAGGTCACCGGCGGCTACTGGAACCGCCCGGAGGACACCGCGCGCGCGTTCACCCCGGACGGTTTCCTGCGCACCGGCGACATCGCGGTGATGGACGATCAGGGCTTCATCCGCATCGTGGACCGCAAGAAGGACATGATCCTGGTGTCGGGCTTCAACGTGTATCCCAACGAGGTCGAGGACGTGGTCGCGAGCCATCCGGGCGTGCTTGAGGTGGCGGCGGTCGGCGTGCCCGACGAGCGCAGCGGCGAGGCGGTGAAGGTGTTCATCGTGCGCAAGGACCCTGCGCTGACCGAACAGCAGATCATCGCCCATTGCCGCGAAAACCTCACCGCATACAAGGTGCCGCACCGGGTGGAGTTCCGCAGCGAACTGCCGAAGACCAATGTGGGCAAGATACTGCGCCGCGCCTTGCGCGACCCGGGCGGTTGA
- the fdxA gene encoding ferredoxin FdxA has protein sequence MTYVVTESCIRCKYTDCVDVCPVDCFREGPNFLVIDPDECIDCTLCVAECPVEAIFAEDDVPAGQEHFTALNAELAKQWKPIVERKDPLPDAEEWAKVRGKFGELKR, from the coding sequence ATGACATACGTTGTGACCGAATCCTGCATTCGCTGCAAATACACCGACTGCGTCGACGTCTGCCCGGTGGACTGCTTCCGCGAAGGGCCGAATTTCCTGGTGATCGATCCCGACGAGTGCATCGACTGTACGCTGTGCGTTGCCGAATGCCCGGTCGAGGCGATTTTCGCCGAGGACGACGTGCCGGCCGGTCAGGAGCACTTTACCGCGCTCAATGCCGAACTGGCCAAGCAGTGGAAGCCCATCGTCGAGCGCAAGGACCCGCTGCCGGACGCCGAGGAATGGGCCAAGGTGCGCGGCAAGTTCGGTGAGCTGAAGCGCTGA
- a CDS encoding M48 family metallopeptidase, translating to MTNPLLRNLLPAALAATVAVACQTVQTTAGGTVGVDRTQMMMVSAQEVEQASRQQYQQMLAEARSKNALNRDPAQLQRVRTIVSRLTAQAGAFRQDAMRWQWEVNVFSSDELNAWCMAGGKMAIYTGLIDRLKLSDDEIAAVMGHEIAHALREHAREKVSKSMVTGLGVSVAGALLGVGSAGQDLMNTVAKVTFELPNSREYEIEADRMGVELAARAGYDPRAAVTLWNKMASASNGGPPQWLSTHPSHATRQRELTEYSARVMPLYERARR from the coding sequence ATGACGAATCCCCTGCTACGCAATCTGCTCCCCGCCGCGCTGGCGGCGACCGTCGCCGTCGCCTGCCAGACGGTCCAGACCACGGCAGGCGGCACGGTAGGCGTCGATCGGACGCAGATGATGATGGTCTCCGCCCAGGAGGTGGAGCAGGCGTCGCGCCAGCAATACCAGCAGATGCTGGCCGAGGCCCGCAGCAAGAACGCGCTCAATCGCGATCCGGCACAGTTGCAGCGGGTGCGCACCATCGTGTCGAGGCTCACCGCGCAGGCGGGCGCCTTCCGCCAGGACGCGATGCGCTGGCAGTGGGAAGTCAACGTCTTCAGTTCGGATGAACTCAACGCCTGGTGCATGGCGGGAGGCAAGATGGCCATCTACACCGGCCTCATCGACCGGCTGAAGCTGAGCGACGACGAGATCGCCGCGGTGATGGGGCACGAGATCGCCCATGCGCTGCGCGAACATGCGCGCGAGAAGGTGTCGAAGTCCATGGTCACCGGCCTGGGCGTGTCGGTCGCCGGGGCGCTGCTCGGCGTGGGTTCTGCCGGCCAGGACCTGATGAACACGGTGGCCAAGGTCACCTTCGAGCTGCCGAATTCGCGCGAGTACGAGATCGAGGCCGATCGCATGGGCGTCGAACTCGCGGCCCGTGCCGGATACGACCCACGGGCCGCGGTGACGTTGTGGAACAAGATGGCCAGCGCCTCCAACGGCGGGCCGCCGCAGTGGCTGTCCACCCACCCCTCGCATGCCACCCGCCAGCGCGAGCTGACGGAGTACTCGGCGCGCGTGATGCCGCTCTACGAACGCGCCCGCCGCTGA
- the ilvB gene encoding acetolactate synthase large subunit: MMKMTGAELIVRLLERQGVRTICGIPGGAILPLYDALSQTDEIHHVLARHEQGAGFMAQGMARVSGRPEVCFASSGPGATNLVTAIADACLDSIPLVAITGQVPQSMIGTDAFQEVDIYGITVPITKHNFLVRSARELLEVIPDAFRIAMSGRPGPVLVDVPKDVQNQVVEFDGFPAPAVPDAAPGLDMEALETAARLINEAERPVLYLGGGVVHSGASALAVTLAEQASMPTTMTLMGLGAMPMDHPLSIGMLGMHGARYTNFVLEEADLLVCVGARFDDRAIGRAASFCPNAKIVHIDIDRSELDKIRNAHVGLHADVTVALEALLPRVKVTLRKRWLSHVESLKLRFPMQLPGADDPRTHYGLVHAVAAALDDSAIITTDVGQHQMWVAQAYPFRRPRQWLTSGGLGTMGFGMPAAIGAALAEPERTVVCFSGDGSFKMNIQELATLAEEGLNVKIVLMNNNSLGLVYQQQNLFYGKRVFASKYRGAPDFVKIAEGFGIPALNLDDAENPRATLAQVLAEPGPCLIHASIDREQFVYPMVPPGAANTEMIGG, from the coding sequence ATGATGAAAATGACCGGCGCGGAACTGATCGTGCGCCTTCTTGAGCGGCAGGGTGTGCGCACCATCTGCGGCATTCCGGGCGGTGCCATCCTCCCGCTCTACGACGCACTGTCGCAGACGGACGAGATCCACCACGTGCTGGCGCGGCACGAACAGGGCGCAGGCTTCATGGCCCAGGGGATGGCGCGGGTGTCCGGTCGTCCCGAGGTGTGCTTCGCCTCGAGCGGGCCGGGGGCGACCAACCTGGTCACCGCGATCGCCGATGCCTGTCTCGACTCCATTCCGCTGGTGGCCATCACCGGCCAGGTGCCGCAGTCGATGATCGGCACAGATGCCTTCCAGGAGGTCGACATCTACGGCATCACGGTGCCGATCACCAAGCACAACTTCCTGGTGCGCTCGGCGCGCGAGCTGCTGGAGGTGATTCCGGATGCCTTTCGCATCGCGATGTCCGGCAGGCCCGGGCCGGTGCTGGTCGACGTGCCCAAGGACGTGCAGAACCAGGTCGTCGAGTTCGACGGCTTTCCCGCGCCGGCGGTGCCCGACGCGGCGCCCGGACTCGACATGGAGGCGCTCGAGACGGCGGCGCGCCTGATCAACGAGGCCGAGCGCCCGGTGCTCTATCTCGGCGGCGGGGTGGTGCATTCCGGCGCGTCCGCGCTCGCCGTGACGCTGGCCGAGCAGGCCAGCATGCCGACCACCATGACGCTGATGGGGCTCGGCGCCATGCCGATGGACCATCCGCTGTCGATCGGCATGCTCGGCATGCACGGTGCGCGCTACACCAACTTCGTGCTCGAGGAGGCCGATCTGCTGGTGTGCGTCGGCGCCCGCTTCGACGATCGTGCGATCGGCCGTGCCGCTTCGTTCTGCCCGAACGCGAAGATCGTGCATATCGACATCGACCGTTCCGAGCTGGACAAGATCAGGAATGCGCACGTCGGCCTGCATGCCGACGTGACCGTCGCGCTCGAGGCCCTGCTGCCGCGGGTGAAGGTCACGCTGCGCAAGCGCTGGCTGTCGCACGTCGAAAGCCTGAAGCTGCGCTTTCCGATGCAGTTGCCCGGCGCCGACGATCCCCGCACCCACTACGGCCTGGTCCATGCGGTGGCGGCCGCGCTCGACGACAGCGCGATCATCACCACCGACGTCGGCCAGCACCAGATGTGGGTCGCCCAGGCTTATCCCTTCCGCCGCCCGCGCCAGTGGCTGACCTCCGGCGGCCTCGGCACCATGGGCTTCGGCATGCCGGCGGCGATCGGTGCCGCGCTGGCCGAACCCGAGCGCACGGTGGTGTGCTTCTCCGGCGACGGCAGCTTCAAGATGAACATCCAGGAACTGGCGACGCTGGCCGAGGAAGGGCTGAACGTCAAGATCGTGCTGATGAACAACAATTCGCTCGGCCTGGTGTACCAGCAGCAGAACCTCTTCTACGGCAAGCGGGTGTTCGCGTCCAAGTACCGCGGCGCGCCCGATTTCGTGAAGATCGCGGAAGGCTTCGGCATCCCCGCGCTCAATCTCGACGATGCCGAGAATCCGCGCGCGACGCTCGCCCAGGTGCTTGCCGAACCGGGCCCCTGCCTGATCCACGCGTCGATCGACCGCGAACAGTTTGTCTACCCCATGGTGCCGCCCGGTGCGGCCAACACCGAGATGATCGGAGGCTGA
- the trxA gene encoding thioredoxin TrxA — MSEHIHYVTDGNFDAEVLQSDTPVLVDYWAEWCGPCKMIAPILDDVAKDYAGKLKVAKLNIDENQETPAKYGIRGIPTLMLFKGGNVEATKVGALSKSQLTAFIDSNI; from the coding sequence ATGAGCGAGCATATTCATTATGTGACCGACGGCAACTTCGACGCCGAAGTGCTGCAGTCCGACACCCCGGTGCTGGTCGACTACTGGGCCGAATGGTGCGGCCCGTGCAAGATGATCGCCCCGATTCTCGACGATGTTGCCAAGGATTACGCCGGCAAGCTGAAGGTCGCCAAGCTCAACATCGACGAAAACCAGGAAACCCCCGCCAAGTACGGCATCCGTGGCATCCCCACGCTGATGCTGTTCAAGGGTGGCAACGTCGAGGCGACCAAAGTCGGCGCCCTTTCCAAATCTCAACTGACCGCCTTCATTGACAGCAACATCTAA
- a CDS encoding CBS domain-containing protein — protein MLVSEILAIKGKVLYTIAPNKSVVEAIAIMNEQDVGSLVVFSRGQMVGLLTFREVLKAVQQAAASWESVSVEQAMLHDPLSASPNMEMDELRRLMVEHHQRYLPVMDGGTLLGVVSFHDVAKAVLEEQSFENRMLKNYIRNWPAEEGEG, from the coding sequence ATGCTGGTGAGCGAGATCCTCGCGATCAAGGGCAAGGTGCTCTACACGATCGCGCCGAACAAGAGCGTCGTGGAAGCCATCGCCATCATGAACGAGCAGGATGTCGGGTCGCTCGTCGTTTTCTCGCGCGGACAGATGGTCGGGCTGCTGACTTTCCGCGAGGTCCTCAAGGCCGTCCAGCAGGCAGCCGCGTCCTGGGAGTCGGTCAGCGTCGAGCAGGCCATGCTCCACGACCCGCTGTCGGCATCGCCCAACATGGAGATGGACGAACTGCGCCGCCTGATGGTGGAACACCATCAACGCTACCTGCCGGTGATGGATGGCGGAACGCTGCTGGGCGTGGTGAGCTTCCACGACGTCGCCAAGGCCGTCCTGGAAGAACAGAGCTTCGAGAACCGCATGCTGAAGAACTACATCCGCAACTGGCCCGCCGAGGAAGGCGAAGGCTGA
- a CDS encoding MFS transporter, translated as MLPYWRLSAYYFAYFAFVGAFSPYFALYLESLSLSAADIAILMSLMQVMRVLAPALWGWLAERLGMRLPIVRASALLSLAGFSLFFATDSFAGLFAAMALMSFFWSAALPLMESVTFAHLGTQAHRYGDIRVWGSVGFVLAVLVLGHALDRLPVAMLLWVLAGVLAGILGCAAMVPEATGARGHRGQVGLRATLARREVRALLGACFLMAAAHGALYVFYSIYLVGHGYSKGLVGWMWTLGVLAEIAAFMLMPRLTRRWSLRGILLFTFAAAAVRFLLIGWGVESVALLVLAQLLHGVTFGAYHAAAIAMVNQWFPGPLQAHGQALYGSLSFGAGGMLGGLVSGYTWDVAGSAWTYTLGAGFALAGLVWLARGWPAATMHDEN; from the coding sequence ATGCTTCCCTATTGGCGCCTTTCGGCCTACTACTTCGCGTACTTCGCCTTCGTCGGCGCCTTTTCGCCCTATTTCGCGCTTTACCTGGAATCGCTCAGCCTGTCGGCGGCCGACATCGCGATCCTGATGTCGCTGATGCAGGTCATGCGGGTCCTGGCGCCGGCCCTGTGGGGCTGGCTGGCGGAGCGCCTGGGCATGCGCCTGCCCATCGTGCGCGCCTCGGCGCTGCTGAGCCTGGCGGGGTTCTCGCTGTTCTTCGCCACCGATTCGTTCGCCGGGCTGTTCGCGGCGATGGCGCTGATGTCGTTCTTCTGGAGCGCGGCGCTGCCGCTGATGGAAAGCGTGACCTTCGCCCACCTCGGCACCCAGGCCCACCGCTACGGCGACATCCGGGTGTGGGGTTCGGTGGGCTTCGTGCTGGCGGTGCTCGTCCTCGGCCATGCGCTCGACCGGCTTCCCGTCGCCATGCTGCTGTGGGTACTCGCCGGGGTGCTGGCGGGCATCCTGGGCTGCGCGGCGATGGTGCCGGAGGCCACGGGCGCCCGGGGCCATCGCGGGCAGGTCGGCCTGCGCGCCACGCTGGCCCGGCGCGAGGTCAGGGCCCTGCTGGGCGCCTGCTTCCTGATGGCGGCGGCCCATGGCGCGCTGTACGTGTTCTATTCCATCTACCTGGTGGGACACGGCTACAGCAAGGGGCTCGTCGGCTGGATGTGGACGCTGGGCGTGCTGGCCGAGATCGCCGCCTTCATGCTCATGCCGCGCCTCACCCGGCGGTGGTCCCTGCGCGGCATCCTGCTGTTCACCTTCGCCGCCGCGGCGGTCCGCTTCCTGCTGATCGGCTGGGGAGTCGAAAGCGTGGCGCTGCTGGTCCTTGCGCAACTGCTGCACGGCGTAACCTTCGGCGCCTACCATGCGGCGGCGATCGCCATGGTGAACCAATGGTTTCCGGGGCCCCTCCAAGCGCATGGGCAGGCGCTCTACGGCAGCCTGTCGTTCGGCGCGGGCGGCATGCTGGGAGGTCTGGTCAGCGGCTACACCTGGGACGTCGCCGGTTCCGCCTGGACCTATACGCTGGGGGCCGGTTTTGCGCTGGCCGGCCTGGTGTGGCTTGCGCGCGGCTGGCCGGCGGCGACAATGCACGACGAGAACTGA
- the ilvN gene encoding acetolactate synthase small subunit gives MMIEQVADPLPQAGFAKIVLELEVNNHPGVMSHICNLFARRAFNVEGILCMPMSDTRRSRIWLLVYEDQRLDQMVRQLEKLEDVLAVRHHGAEHEVFERLENFFH, from the coding sequence ATGATGATCGAGCAGGTTGCCGACCCGCTGCCGCAAGCCGGCTTCGCCAAGATTGTGCTGGAGCTCGAGGTGAACAACCACCCGGGCGTGATGAGCCACATCTGCAATCTTTTCGCACGCCGTGCGTTCAACGTCGAAGGCATCCTCTGCATGCCGATGAGCGACACGCGCCGCAGCCGCATCTGGCTGCTGGTCTACGAGGACCAGCGGCTCGACCAGATGGTGCGCCAGCTCGAGAAGCTGGAGGACGTGCTTGCCGTCCGGCACCACGGCGCGGAGCACGAGGTGTTCGAGCGTCTGGAGAACTTCTTCCACTGA
- the aroC gene encoding chorismate synthase yields MSGNSFGTLFSVSSFGESHGPAIGCVIDGCPPGLPIAVEEIQAELDRRKPGTSRHVTQRREPDEVEILSGVFEGVTTGTPIALLIRNQDQRSRDYGNIAETFRPGHADYPYWQKYGVRDFRGGGRSSARETAVRVAAGAIARKWLLQRHGVVIRGYMAQLGPIEIPFVSWDEVGDNPFFAPDASIVSELESYMDELRKSGDSIGARINVVASGVPVGWGEPVYDRLDADIAHAMMGINAVKGVEIGAGFASIMQRGTEHGDEMTPEGFLSNNAGGVLGGISTGQDILVSMAIKPTSSIRLDRRSIDKQGSPVIVNTHGRHDPCVGIRATPIAEAMLALVLIDHALRHRAQCGDVATTTPRIAGLAPQGRQSVPSPRIR; encoded by the coding sequence ATGTCGGGCAATTCCTTCGGCACGCTCTTTTCCGTCTCATCCTTCGGCGAATCGCACGGCCCGGCCATCGGCTGCGTGATCGACGGCTGCCCGCCGGGGCTGCCGATCGCCGTGGAAGAGATCCAGGCCGAACTCGACCGCCGCAAGCCCGGCACCTCGCGCCACGTCACGCAGCGCCGCGAACCGGACGAGGTCGAGATCCTGTCGGGCGTGTTCGAGGGCGTGACCACGGGCACGCCGATCGCGCTTTTGATCCGCAACCAGGACCAGCGCTCGCGCGACTACGGCAACATCGCCGAGACCTTCCGCCCGGGGCATGCCGACTACCCGTACTGGCAGAAATATGGCGTGCGCGACTTTCGCGGCGGCGGCCGCTCGTCGGCGCGCGAAACCGCGGTGCGCGTGGCGGCCGGCGCGATCGCGCGCAAGTGGCTGCTGCAGCGCCATGGCGTGGTGATCCGCGGCTACATGGCGCAACTCGGGCCGATCGAGATCCCTTTCGTGTCCTGGGACGAGGTCGGCGACAACCCATTCTTCGCGCCCGATGCGTCCATCGTGTCCGAACTCGAAAGCTACATGGACGAGCTGCGCAAGTCGGGGGATTCGATCGGTGCGCGGATCAACGTCGTCGCCAGCGGCGTTCCGGTCGGCTGGGGCGAGCCGGTCTACGACCGCCTCGATGCCGACATCGCCCACGCGATGATGGGCATCAATGCGGTGAAAGGCGTGGAAATCGGCGCCGGCTTCGCGTCGATCATGCAGCGCGGTACCGAACATGGCGACGAGATGACGCCGGAGGGCTTCCTGTCGAACAACGCCGGCGGCGTGCTCGGCGGCATTTCGACCGGGCAGGACATCCTGGTGAGCATGGCGATCAAGCCCACCTCCAGCATCCGCCTGGACCGGCGTTCGATCGACAAGCAGGGCAGTCCGGTGATCGTGAATACCCACGGCCGCCACGACCCGTGCGTCGGCATCCGCGCCACGCCCATCGCCGAGGCGATGCTGGCGCTGGTGCTGATCGACCACGCGCTGCGCCACCGCGCGCAGTGCGGCGACGTCGCCACGACCACGCCCCGCATCGCCGGACTGGCGCCACAGGGACGGCAGAGCGTGCCGTCGCCGCGCATCCGCTGA